A genome region from Bombilactobacillus bombi includes the following:
- a CDS encoding PTS sugar transporter subunit IIC, which yields MNKFQEFLQKTLVPFSNKLGQNKILQSISAGMVMTLPVTIGASVFSILASFPIKSVSDWFNSIGITKPMNAVVNGSMNILAVFIAFSIAYNYAKKSKANGVIAGLFSLSSFFVLAPQTVPSGKKVVTAFKMDYLGSNGIIVAIILSILIAMLYVRLSKVKRLVIKLPDSVPSMVSTSIEPLIIGIIIFTIVFIVGAFFSYTPYNNVFDFVNKLITAPLVHVGGSPWTIILIITLSNLLFFFGIHPAAIQSVIMPIVISMMVASAPIYQSGKQIPYLKNLVAFGFSNNDAAGATLSLILVGLIFGKSKRYKEFFKVSSIPGLFNINEPVVFGLPIVLNPLMLIPFLLSTLISGSIAMIAVNIGFITNYNPMLGLGVPWTMPKVIADFLIMGWQGAVVWIINFVIMFFIYLPFFKVLDQQALEAEQNEPKKEEN from the coding sequence ATGAACAAGTTTCAAGAGTTTCTCCAAAAAACTTTAGTACCTTTTTCAAATAAACTTGGACAAAATAAAATACTTCAAAGCATTTCAGCTGGTATGGTGATGACTTTACCAGTCACAATTGGTGCTTCTGTATTTTCAATTTTGGCTAGTTTTCCAATTAAAAGTGTTAGTGACTGGTTTAATTCAATTGGTATTACCAAGCCAATGAATGCCGTGGTTAACGGTTCAATGAATATTTTAGCTGTCTTTATAGCATTTTCAATCGCATATAACTATGCTAAAAAGAGTAAGGCTAATGGCGTAATTGCTGGATTATTTAGTTTATCTAGTTTTTTTGTTTTAGCACCTCAGACTGTGCCATCAGGCAAAAAAGTTGTAACAGCATTTAAAATGGATTATTTAGGTAGTAATGGTATTATTGTAGCTATCATTTTATCTATTCTGATTGCTATGCTTTATGTTCGTTTAAGTAAAGTGAAAAGATTAGTTATCAAGCTACCTGATTCTGTTCCTAGTATGGTTAGCACCTCAATTGAACCCTTAATTATTGGTATTATTATTTTCACAATAGTATTTATAGTTGGTGCCTTTTTCAGTTATACACCATATAACAATGTATTTGATTTTGTAAATAAACTTATTACTGCACCATTAGTTCATGTTGGCGGTTCACCTTGGACTATTATTTTGATTATTACTTTATCTAATTTATTATTTTTCTTTGGTATTCACCCAGCAGCTATTCAATCAGTTATTATGCCAATTGTTATTTCAATGATGGTAGCCAGTGCTCCTATTTACCAAAGTGGTAAACAAATTCCATATTTGAAAAATTTAGTAGCTTTTGGTTTTTCCAATAATGATGCAGCTGGTGCCACTTTAAGTTTAATTTTAGTCGGATTAATTTTTGGTAAATCAAAACGTTATAAAGAATTCTTTAAAGTATCTTCTATTCCAGGACTATTTAATATTAATGAACCTGTTGTATTTGGTTTGCCCATTGTTTTAAATCCTTTAATGCTGATTCCATTTTTGCTTTCTACATTGATATCTGGTTCAATTGCAATGATTGCTGTTAATATTGGCTTTATTACTAATTATAATCCAATGCTGGGTCTTGGAGTGCCTTGGACAATGCCAAAAGTAATTGCTGATTTCTTAATTATGGGATGGCAAGGTGCTGTTGTTTGGATTATTAATTTTGTAATTATGTTCTTCATATATTTACCATTCTTTAAAGTATTAGATCAACAGGCTTTAGAAGCAGAACAAAATGAACCCAAAAAAGAGGAAAATTAA
- a CDS encoding AraC family transcriptional regulator produces the protein MNPEVLELLRKNNQPRPWAELKPTMSPFKVTEINQEPVYEFFYTLTDSLTINPHAIGLSVQPVKSYIPFHIHNYVELTIPLLGECTVVTNKEKIHVKQNNIIIIGNHTTHKVEPIDTGSIVVNMSLKESAFTLNDFNFIQQSVPNQSISNLLFSLLSNENLGENAYTLFQTAHSQQIINTLYDIIFEYYHPDIQSNQIIRLEILTLFSRFIRVASKTNINIKVNKNNSGNSVLSMLLYIEQNYAHITLEKMGQHFGFNPNYLSNYLKKQTGMSFIQLVHLQRINVAAEYLTYTKAPIEQISLKVGYENPSYFYKVFKKILHVSPTEYRYRNQVKQHESVK, from the coding sequence ATGAATCCTGAAGTTTTAGAATTACTACGAAAAAACAATCAACCTCGACCTTGGGCAGAACTAAAACCCACAATGAGCCCCTTTAAAGTTACTGAAATTAATCAAGAACCTGTTTATGAATTTTTTTATACATTGACAGATTCTCTCACTATCAATCCTCATGCTATTGGCCTTTCCGTTCAGCCAGTTAAATCATATATTCCTTTTCATATTCATAATTACGTGGAACTTACTATCCCTTTATTAGGCGAATGCACCGTAGTAACCAACAAGGAAAAAATTCATGTTAAACAAAATAATATTATCATTATTGGCAACCATACAACACACAAAGTGGAGCCTATTGATACAGGTTCTATTGTCGTTAACATGTCGTTAAAAGAATCAGCTTTTACGCTGAATGATTTTAATTTTATACAACAAAGTGTGCCTAATCAAAGTATTTCTAATCTATTATTTTCGCTGTTATCAAATGAAAATTTGGGCGAGAATGCCTATACTCTCTTTCAAACTGCCCACAGTCAACAAATCATTAATACCTTGTATGACATAATTTTTGAGTACTATCATCCAGACATCCAATCCAACCAAATTATTCGGCTCGAAATACTAACTTTATTCTCACGCTTCATTCGGGTTGCTTCAAAAACTAATATTAATATCAAAGTTAATAAAAACAATTCTGGTAATAGTGTATTATCTATGCTTCTATATATTGAACAAAATTATGCTCATATTACTTTAGAAAAAATGGGACAACATTTTGGATTTAACCCCAACTATTTATCTAATTATTTAAAGAAACAAACTGGAATGTCCTTTATTCAATTAGTCCATTTACAAAGAATCAACGTTGCGGCAGAATATCTAACTTATACAAAGGCCCCTATTGAACAAATATCATTGAAGGTTGGTTACGAAAATCCGTCATACTTTTATAAAGTATTCAAAAAAATTCTACACGTATCACCTACTGAATACCGATATCGTAATCAAGTGAAACAACATGAATCTGTAAAATGA
- a CDS encoding glycoside hydrolase family 1 protein, with translation MKYQAKLPQDFPKNFLWGASTSAFQVEGAANEDGKGTTVADLRAQKSKYLDTSVSVDHYHHVDEDVKLMAELGLKSYRFSISWARIFPHGNDKKPNLKGVEFYNHLIDSLVENNIEPIVTIFHFDLPQSLVKQYGGWASRKCINDYYHYAKTLFQLYGDRVNYWLTINEQSLLANVPSMNGITDIDADTLHQKGEQSNYNMFVAQAKVYNLCHQILPNAKIGPAVSYMTTLPYDHTSIDALKSKQLEDMIGFIDMDVALRGKLPNYYLRYLQDNKIELDIEEKDQAIFKDGKADFLGLNWYSTSIFKLNEQSNPKMLTGVISGVEKISDERIMNSEWDFSYDPQGLRYALQKVNDRFPNIPIIITECGWPEKEKLENGEIHDQKRIKYLNGHIYQLREAIKDGINIISFNPWSFIDLLSVNDGMDKRYGLIYVDRDNFNAKQLHRYKKDSYYFYQKVIQTNAKNVKKCE, from the coding sequence ATGAAATATCAAGCCAAATTACCACAAGATTTCCCTAAAAATTTTTTGTGGGGAGCTAGTACTTCAGCTTTTCAAGTTGAAGGTGCAGCCAATGAAGATGGCAAAGGAACCACTGTTGCTGATTTAAGAGCGCAAAAAAGTAAATATTTAGATACGTCAGTATCTGTTGATCATTATCATCATGTTGATGAAGACGTAAAATTAATGGCTGAGTTAGGATTAAAGAGCTATCGTTTTTCCATTAGTTGGGCGCGAATTTTCCCCCATGGTAATGACAAAAAGCCTAATTTAAAGGGAGTTGAATTCTATAATCATTTAATTGATTCGCTAGTAGAAAACAATATCGAACCGATTGTAACAATTTTTCATTTTGATTTACCACAATCATTGGTTAAACAATATGGCGGTTGGGCTAGTAGAAAATGTATCAACGATTATTACCATTATGCAAAAACTCTATTCCAGTTATATGGAGATCGAGTAAATTATTGGTTAACAATCAATGAACAATCATTATTAGCTAATGTTCCTTCTATGAATGGAATTACTGATATAGATGCGGATACTTTGCACCAAAAAGGAGAGCAATCAAATTATAATATGTTTGTTGCTCAAGCAAAAGTTTATAATCTTTGCCACCAAATATTGCCTAATGCTAAAATTGGCCCTGCTGTATCTTATATGACTACTTTACCTTATGATCATACCTCGATAGATGCTCTTAAAAGTAAACAATTAGAAGATATGATTGGTTTTATTGATATGGACGTAGCGCTTAGAGGAAAATTGCCCAATTATTATTTACGCTATCTGCAAGACAATAAAATTGAACTAGATATTGAAGAAAAAGATCAAGCAATTTTTAAAGACGGCAAAGCTGATTTTCTAGGATTAAATTGGTATTCTACTAGTATTTTTAAATTAAATGAACAATCTAATCCAAAAATGCTCACTGGTGTTATTTCAGGAGTAGAAAAAATTAGTGACGAACGCATCATGAACTCAGAATGGGATTTTTCATACGATCCACAAGGTCTTCGTTACGCTCTACAAAAAGTAAATGACCGTTTTCCTAATATTCCTATTATTATTACAGAATGTGGTTGGCCAGAAAAAGAGAAGCTTGAAAACGGAGAAATACATGATCAAAAACGGATTAAATATCTAAATGGTCATATATACCAATTAAGAGAAGCTATAAAAGATGGAATTAATATTATTTCATTTAATCCCTGGTCATTTATTGACTTATTAAGTGTTAATGATGGTATGGATAAGCGCTATGGTCTAATTTATGTTGATCGTGATAATTTTAACGCTAAACAACTTCATCGTTATAAGAAAGATAGCTACTACTTTTATCAAAAAGTAATTCAAACTAATGCTAAAAATGTGAAGAAATGCGAATAA
- a CDS encoding alpha-L-rhamnosidase: MKISSITINHLHEPLGFQLNDLRVAFKLAATEFIPVEKRLTIYLTTSKQPCWQSEWLNYDNNYFDVDLHLQARTRYQVLVEIRSKQEHIQAQSFFETGKMNESWQAQWIGNTDKKIQNTLFKKSITVDKPLKAARLYIAGLGLYETYIDNQKVGSEYLTPGVTAYDQWVQVQTYDITKQLSQNSHELLISCGDGWYKGNYGFDGGQDCIYGDQQLAIAEYHLEYTDSTEEVIVTNNTWQTTSGKITKSAIYYGEDFDDTLEITDWQPAIEVQHNYAVLQDRLSLPLTIKEQVAVQQIIHTPAQEQVLDFGQNQAGWLEFYNREPQGTKITFQFGEVLQEGNFYRDNLRQARAAFVYISDGQEKWVRPHFTYYGYRYVKVSGITQSLRAQDFKADVIYSDMDNTGSIQTNNAKVNRLFENILWSQKSNFFDVPTDCPQRDERLGWSGDAEIFSNTAACNMDVFAFFKKYAYDLAIEQQQHDGMVTMYAPAMGQNDGGAAVWGDAATIIPWNMYQNYGDSAILRQNYSAMKSWVDWISKNTQTPNLWVSPFQFGDWLALDGENPAMPTGKTDEDFIASIYYYYSSWIVAQTAQLFDNSADFEYYSQLAAAIKKAIQAEYITPKGRIAIDTQTAYTLALQFNLVEPQYQQRVVDDLVQRLHKDNDHLKTGFVGTPYLCSVLSKFGQHKLATKIFLNEDYPSWLNEVNLGATTVWERWNSIQADGSMNPEGMNSLNHYSIGTIMHWAYQYLLGITEHSAGYQQITFAPQFDYRLPQMKGHFTTPYGDLRIQSAIETDEQHTVKVHLEIPFGVQVKVRLPRAPKILVNDTKYLSGTFVLTAGKYDLQYQPTTDYIETYHQDTPVAEILKDKELVKQIQTIDPILDFFKDDPTSDLAQMSLTKLDTTFPFINISPDHLQQINQLLEQTPVLTQRKE, from the coding sequence ATGAAAATTAGTTCAATTACGATTAATCATCTCCATGAACCGCTAGGTTTTCAATTAAATGATCTGCGAGTAGCGTTTAAATTGGCGGCAACTGAATTTATTCCAGTTGAAAAACGTTTAACCATTTATTTAACAACTTCCAAGCAACCTTGTTGGCAAAGTGAGTGGCTTAATTATGATAATAACTATTTTGATGTTGATTTGCACTTACAAGCTCGGACTCGTTATCAAGTATTAGTGGAAATTCGTTCGAAACAAGAACATATACAAGCACAATCTTTTTTTGAAACAGGAAAAATGAATGAATCTTGGCAGGCACAATGGATTGGAAATACTGATAAAAAGATTCAAAATACTCTATTTAAAAAGTCAATTACAGTTGATAAACCGCTTAAAGCTGCTCGCTTATATATTGCAGGCTTGGGTTTATATGAAACTTATATTGATAATCAAAAAGTTGGTTCCGAATATTTAACTCCCGGTGTAACGGCTTATGATCAATGGGTTCAAGTACAAACTTATGATATAACTAAGCAACTTTCTCAAAATTCCCATGAATTATTAATTTCCTGTGGTGATGGTTGGTACAAAGGTAATTATGGTTTTGATGGTGGTCAAGATTGTATCTACGGTGACCAGCAGTTGGCAATTGCAGAGTACCATTTAGAATATACTGATAGTACAGAAGAAGTAATCGTGACTAATAATACGTGGCAGACTACTAGTGGCAAAATTACTAAGTCAGCAATTTATTATGGTGAAGATTTCGACGATACCTTAGAAATTACTGACTGGCAGCCAGCAATTGAAGTTCAGCATAATTATGCGGTTTTACAAGATCGATTAAGTTTGCCCTTAACTATTAAAGAGCAAGTTGCTGTTCAACAAATCATTCATACTCCTGCTCAAGAACAAGTTTTGGATTTTGGTCAGAATCAAGCTGGCTGGTTGGAATTTTACAATCGCGAACCTCAAGGCACCAAAATCACTTTTCAGTTTGGTGAAGTTTTACAAGAAGGTAACTTTTATCGTGATAATTTACGGCAAGCGCGTGCGGCCTTTGTTTATATCTCAGATGGTCAAGAAAAATGGGTACGTCCGCACTTTACTTATTATGGATATCGCTATGTTAAGGTTTCAGGTATAACTCAATCTCTGCGTGCCCAAGATTTTAAAGCAGATGTCATTTATTCTGATATGGACAACACAGGCAGTATTCAAACTAACAATGCCAAAGTTAATCGCCTGTTTGAAAATATTTTATGGAGTCAAAAGAGTAATTTCTTTGATGTGCCTACTGATTGTCCCCAACGCGACGAACGTTTAGGCTGGAGCGGGGATGCAGAAATTTTTTCGAATACAGCGGCCTGCAATATGGATGTTTTTGCCTTCTTTAAGAAGTATGCTTATGATTTAGCGATCGAGCAACAGCAACATGATGGAATGGTAACCATGTATGCGCCTGCCATGGGTCAAAATGATGGGGGAGCTGCTGTTTGGGGTGATGCTGCAACAATTATTCCTTGGAATATGTATCAAAATTATGGCGATTCTGCTATTTTACGACAAAATTATTCAGCTATGAAATCGTGGGTTGATTGGATTAGTAAAAATACGCAAACACCTAATTTATGGGTGAGTCCTTTCCAATTTGGAGACTGGCTAGCTTTGGATGGTGAAAATCCAGCAATGCCGACTGGTAAAACCGATGAAGATTTTATTGCTTCTATCTATTATTATTATTCTAGTTGGATTGTGGCCCAAACAGCTCAATTATTTGATAATTCCGCTGATTTTGAATATTATTCCCAACTAGCAGCAGCGATTAAAAAGGCCATTCAAGCTGAATATATTACGCCTAAAGGCCGCATTGCCATTGACACACAGACAGCATATACACTAGCTCTTCAATTTAATTTGGTCGAGCCACAATACCAACAACGTGTAGTGGACGATTTAGTGCAACGCCTGCACAAAGATAATGATCATCTAAAGACGGGCTTTGTAGGAACTCCATATTTGTGCTCAGTTTTATCAAAATTTGGCCAACATAAATTAGCTACTAAAATTTTCTTAAATGAAGATTATCCTAGTTGGCTCAATGAGGTAAACTTGGGAGCAACAACAGTGTGGGAACGTTGGAATTCCATTCAAGCTGATGGTTCCATGAATCCTGAAGGAATGAACTCCTTAAATCACTACAGTATTGGTACTATTATGCACTGGGCTTATCAATATTTATTAGGCATTACCGAGCACAGTGCTGGTTATCAACAAATTACTTTTGCACCTCAATTTGATTATCGTTTGCCGCAAATGAAAGGTCATTTCACAACTCCATATGGCGATTTACGGATTCAATCAGCTATTGAGACTGATGAACAGCATACAGTTAAAGTTCATTTAGAAATACCGTTTGGTGTACAAGTTAAGGTCCGGCTGCCACGAGCTCCAAAGATATTGGTTAATGATACAAAATATTTGTCGGGAACCTTTGTTTTAACAGCAGGGAAATACGACTTACAATATCAACCTACAACAGATTATATTGAAACCTATCATCAAGATACTCCAGTAGCTGAAATCTTAAAAGATAAAGAATTAGTAAAGCAAATTCAGACTATTGATCCAATTTTGGATTTCTTCAAAGATGACCCTACCAGTGATTTAGCACAAATGTCCTTGACTAAGTTAGATACAACTTTTCCTTTTATTAATATTAGTCCAGATCATTTGCAGCAAATCAATCAACTTTTAGAGCAAACTCCAGTATTAACCCAAAGAAAGGAATAA
- a CDS encoding glycoside hydrolase family 3 protein, whose translation MLDLTKKPYYLKQEQIEYLKKKIQKMTVAEKIGQLFFVIGQDEATVDIAEFIHKYQPGGMMYRPDKAEKLKRELNIAQKASTIPLLMAANLESGGNGLVSEGTWLGTPLQMAATDDPASAYQLGNVAGSEAYQVGGNMSFAPIVDIDKNFRNPIMNTRTFGSDKNRVLKMSQAQIKGLEANHIIPVIKHFPGDGVDERDQHLLSSVNSLSTDEWLQSYGQIYHTLIEEGAPSVMIAHIMQPAWERKLEPGIADKDLRPASSSKLLIEGLLRNVLHFNGLTITDATPMLGYNTTMARKYLLPATINAGIDMILFNKNIDEDYHYIQQAIDNGILSMERVNEAVMRILGTKLAQGIMNVKEELTQTVPEDLNLKLAEHQQIAQQIAKKSVTLVKDRDQLLPLTPDKYHRIRLVVLGDSDDGGFKEGGHVTDLFKDKLTQAGFEVSLFNRQQLDFHEVFDEGVADLQDKFDLALYVANIETASNQTTTRLDWIHLMAADAPWFMKSIPTVFVSTANPYHLFDVPNMSTFINAYTGNEASIDAVIRKLMGQEAFQGINPVDPFCGDFQTKL comes from the coding sequence ATGCTGGATTTAACCAAAAAACCATATTATTTAAAACAAGAACAAATCGAATATCTCAAAAAGAAAATTCAAAAAATGACCGTTGCTGAAAAAATTGGGCAACTATTTTTTGTTATTGGGCAAGATGAAGCAACAGTTGATATTGCTGAATTTATTCATAAATATCAACCTGGTGGGATGATGTATCGCCCAGATAAGGCTGAAAAGTTAAAGCGTGAATTAAATATAGCACAAAAAGCTAGTACGATTCCGCTATTAATGGCAGCAAACTTGGAATCAGGTGGCAATGGCTTGGTAAGTGAAGGTACTTGGCTAGGCACGCCGTTACAAATGGCAGCTACTGATGATCCTGCAAGTGCTTATCAATTAGGAAATGTTGCGGGTAGTGAAGCCTATCAAGTAGGTGGCAATATGTCATTTGCACCAATTGTTGATATTGATAAAAACTTCCGTAATCCAATTATGAATACAAGAACTTTTGGCAGCGATAAAAATCGAGTATTAAAAATGTCACAAGCTCAAATCAAAGGACTTGAAGCTAATCATATTATTCCAGTAATTAAACATTTTCCAGGGGATGGTGTTGACGAACGAGATCAACATTTATTAAGTTCAGTTAATTCCTTATCAACTGATGAATGGTTACAATCTTACGGTCAAATCTATCATACCTTGATAGAAGAAGGAGCTCCAAGTGTGATGATTGCCCATATTATGCAGCCGGCTTGGGAACGAAAGTTAGAACCAGGAATTGCAGATAAGGATTTACGGCCTGCTTCTAGTTCAAAATTATTAATTGAAGGCTTGTTGCGTAATGTTTTGCATTTTAATGGGCTGACAATTACTGATGCAACTCCAATGTTAGGTTATAACACAACTATGGCACGTAAATATTTGTTACCTGCAACAATTAACGCTGGTATTGATATGATACTATTCAATAAAAATATTGATGAAGATTATCATTACATTCAACAAGCAATTGATAATGGCATCTTGAGCATGGAGCGAGTGAATGAAGCTGTTATGCGTATCTTAGGCACTAAATTAGCTCAAGGTATTATGAATGTGAAAGAAGAGCTCACACAAACTGTTCCTGAAGATCTCAATCTTAAGCTAGCAGAGCATCAACAAATTGCTCAACAAATTGCCAAAAAGTCAGTTACTTTGGTAAAAGATCGTGACCAATTGTTGCCCCTAACTCCAGACAAGTATCACCGGATTCGTTTAGTAGTTTTAGGTGATAGTGATGATGGTGGATTTAAAGAAGGCGGACACGTCACAGATCTATTTAAAGATAAATTAACGCAAGCTGGTTTTGAAGTTTCCTTATTTAATCGCCAACAACTTGATTTTCACGAAGTTTTTGATGAAGGTGTGGCTGATTTACAGGACAAGTTTGACTTAGCATTATATGTAGCCAATATTGAAACAGCCAGCAATCAGACAACAACACGACTAGACTGGATTCACTTAATGGCTGCCGATGCGCCATGGTTTATGAAATCCATTCCAACAGTCTTTGTATCGACTGCCAATCCCTATCATTTGTTTGATGTCCCGAATATGTCAACCTTTATTAATGCCTATACGGGTAATGAAGCTAGTATTGATGCGGTTATCCGCAAACTTATGGGTCAAGAAGCTTTCCAAGGTATTAATCCAGTTGATCCGTTTTGTGGTGATTTTCAGACAAAATTATAG
- the pgmB gene encoding beta-phosphoglucomutase — protein sequence MFKGALFDLDGVIADTSVYHFQAWKKLIQDNFQQDLPSQLEEQTKGVSRADSLQRILDYLQIEVDTAKFQQLMQQKNEYYLQLLQTLTPDNILPGIKELLQELQQQKVKLALASASLNAPVILEKLQLSDYFAAIADPAAVKQGKPAPDIFLAAASGINVVPQDCVAFEDSIAGIQAINQAQAFSVGIGSSVELSAADLLFAQTKELNLAQIETSYQQWKEGL from the coding sequence ATGTTTAAAGGTGCCTTATTTGATTTAGATGGTGTCATTGCTGATACATCGGTATATCACTTTCAAGCTTGGAAAAAATTAATTCAAGATAATTTTCAGCAAGATTTACCGAGCCAATTAGAGGAGCAAACTAAAGGTGTTAGTCGTGCTGATTCTTTACAAAGAATTTTAGATTATTTACAAATTGAAGTTGATACTGCAAAATTTCAGCAATTAATGCAACAAAAAAATGAATATTACTTGCAACTGTTACAAACTTTGACTCCGGATAATATTTTACCGGGAATTAAAGAATTATTGCAGGAATTACAACAACAAAAAGTCAAATTAGCCTTAGCTTCAGCTAGTTTGAATGCTCCAGTAATTTTAGAAAAGCTGCAATTAAGTGATTATTTTGCAGCCATCGCTGATCCAGCTGCAGTAAAACAAGGTAAACCAGCTCCTGACATTTTCTTAGCTGCTGCGTCCGGAATTAATGTTGTACCACAAGATTGTGTTGCTTTTGAAGATTCAATAGCAGGAATTCAAGCTATTAATCAGGCCCAAGCGTTTTCTGTTGGTATTGGTTCTTCTGTAGAATTGTCAGCGGCGGATTTATTATTTGCGCAAACAAAAGAGCTTAATCTGGCTCAAATTGAAACGTCTTATCAACAATGGAAAGAAGGACTATGA
- a CDS encoding glycoside hydrolase family 43 protein, whose product MMSKSYQNPIVRGMYPDPSIVQVDGTYYLANSTFEYYPGIAISQSQDLVNWQQMPGVIKTTKQADLTQAKSNEGIFAVNIRYYHGYFYVITTNFSEFKTIIIKGQLDKQQQQIIWENQRVEVDIQGIDPDLYFENNHVYVQFTGYIDNKGTKAIQQVEINLTTGQILRDPQVLTLGTGGRDVEGPHIIKRNDWYYLLMAEGGTGLGHMLTMQRSHNLWGPYQAPLEVNPLFTNRDRADEPLQNIGHADLFQDVQGNWWLTCLGTRPSPLDFSRITNLGRETLLYPVIWDKEWPQIYQGVPTQSVDLTKFAQHAKNIGEQKLENFTDDFKNNQLNSEWLSLRNNLKERLHLEPGKLTLVGSDYQIEDLGTPSFIGIRQSEAQETFSVTLDSQTTQLNQGQAGIISLINADHYLALMLKYDKLQQQYQIFKVIKVADLKQVETVATMQTLPEKLLIRNKPASKQFVACWSDQEIAFELSALHLSNEAVAALNTGDVQGIYVLGNAQLTICQAQRY is encoded by the coding sequence ATGATGAGTAAATCTTACCAAAATCCGATTGTGCGGGGGATGTATCCTGATCCGAGTATAGTTCAAGTAGATGGAACTTATTATTTGGCCAATAGTACTTTTGAATATTATCCCGGTATTGCTATTTCACAAAGTCAAGATTTAGTTAATTGGCAGCAAATGCCAGGTGTAATTAAAACAACCAAACAAGCGGATTTAACGCAGGCAAAATCTAATGAAGGTATTTTTGCAGTAAATATTCGCTATTATCATGGATATTTCTATGTAATTACTACTAATTTTTCTGAATTTAAGACTATTATTATCAAAGGTCAATTAGATAAGCAGCAACAACAAATTATTTGGGAAAATCAGCGCGTTGAAGTAGATATCCAAGGTATAGATCCAGATTTATATTTTGAAAATAATCATGTTTATGTACAGTTTACTGGTTATATTGATAACAAAGGAACTAAGGCTATTCAACAAGTTGAAATAAATTTAACTACTGGTCAAATCTTACGTGATCCCCAAGTTTTAACTCTTGGGACAGGGGGACGAGATGTTGAAGGTCCCCATATTATTAAAAGAAATGATTGGTATTACTTGTTGATGGCCGAAGGTGGTACAGGTCTAGGACATATGCTTACTATGCAGCGAAGTCATAATTTGTGGGGACCTTATCAAGCACCACTTGAAGTTAATCCGCTGTTTACTAATCGTGATCGAGCTGATGAACCTTTACAAAATATTGGTCATGCTGATTTATTTCAAGATGTTCAGGGTAACTGGTGGTTGACTTGTTTGGGTACTCGTCCTAGTCCGCTCGACTTTAGTAGAATCACCAATTTGGGTCGGGAAACTTTATTGTATCCAGTTATTTGGGATAAAGAATGGCCACAAATTTATCAAGGAGTGCCTACCCAGTCAGTTGATTTAACTAAATTTGCACAGCATGCAAAAAATATTGGGGAACAAAAGTTAGAGAATTTTACTGATGATTTTAAAAATAATCAATTAAATTCTGAATGGCTATCCTTGCGCAATAATTTAAAAGAACGGCTTCATTTAGAGCCTGGTAAACTTACGCTAGTCGGTAGTGATTACCAGATAGAAGATTTAGGCACTCCGTCTTTTATCGGTATCCGACAAAGTGAAGCTCAAGAAACTTTTTCAGTGACCCTTGATTCACAAACTACTCAACTTAATCAGGGGCAAGCAGGTATTATCAGTTTAATTAATGCTGATCATTATTTAGCATTAATGTTAAAATATGATAAGTTACAGCAACAATATCAAATATTCAAAGTAATAAAAGTTGCTGATTTGAAGCAAGTGGAAACTGTAGCGACTATGCAAACTTTACCTGAAAAATTATTAATTAGAAATAAGCCTGCTAGTAAACAATTTGTAGCTTGTTGGTCTGATCAAGAAATTGCTTTTGAGTTATCAGCTCTACATTTGTCTAATGAGGCAGTTGCAGCTTTAAATACTGGTGATGTACAAGGAATTTATGTATTGGGCAATGCACAATTGACAATT